One Nonomuraea angiospora DNA segment encodes these proteins:
- a CDS encoding VOC family protein, with product MACGLHALCFDAHDPLRLARFWAGVLDWELVEDPRDGVALLPSDDTGFRIRFLPSQAQKIGQNQMHFDLTSTSLEDQQETVARALKLGGRHIDVGQGPEDEHVVLADPEGNEFCVIEPGNNFLAECGFVGALASDGSQEVGYFWSAALGWPLVWDQDQETAIRSPHGGPKITWGGPPLEPKTGKYRLHFDLAPPADGDQQAEVERLIALGATRVDIGQGEVDWVVMADPDGHEFCVLTPR from the coding sequence ATGGCTTGTGGCCTCCACGCGCTCTGCTTCGACGCACACGACCCGCTCCGTCTCGCGCGCTTCTGGGCAGGCGTCCTGGACTGGGAGCTGGTCGAAGACCCCCGCGACGGCGTCGCGCTCCTGCCGAGCGATGACACCGGGTTCCGGATTCGATTCCTGCCGTCCCAGGCGCAGAAGATCGGCCAGAACCAGATGCACTTCGACCTGACGAGCACGTCCCTCGAGGACCAGCAGGAGACGGTGGCGAGGGCGCTCAAGCTCGGCGGTCGGCACATCGACGTCGGTCAAGGTCCGGAGGATGAGCATGTCGTGCTCGCCGACCCCGAAGGCAACGAGTTCTGCGTGATCGAGCCGGGCAACAACTTCCTGGCCGAATGCGGATTCGTCGGGGCGCTCGCGTCCGACGGCTCGCAGGAGGTCGGCTACTTCTGGAGCGCGGCGCTGGGCTGGCCGCTGGTCTGGGATCAGGACCAGGAGACCGCGATCCGCTCGCCGCACGGCGGCCCCAAGATCACCTGGGGCGGCCCGCCGCTGGAGCCGAAGACCGGCAAATACCGGCTGCATTTCGACCTCGCTCCACCCGCCGACGGCGATCAGCAGGCGGAGGTCGAGCGTCTCATCGCCCTCGGGGCGACGCGCGTCGACATCGGTCAGGGCGAGGTCGACTGGGTGGTCATGGCCGATCCCGACGGCCATGAGTTCTGTGTTCTGACCCCGCGATAA
- a CDS encoding flavin-containing monooxygenase, whose amino-acid sequence MSPSVAIVGAGFGGLCMAIRLERAGIRSYTVFERADDLGGTWRDNSYPGAGCDIPSHLYSYSFERYASWTRRYPEQPEILAYLEHCADKYDVRRKIRFGAEVQRAEFDGARWQVTSGDRTEPFDVVVTGTGQLNRPHLPEIPGMPDFEGVSFHSARWDHAHDLTGRRVAVIGNGSSAAQFIPRIAERVERLYVFQRTPNWVIPKPDAAFGPLARLGFRVVPGLQRAYREWIYRYAEAALYPALAQGWSADLLRRRALRHLHDQVPDPALRAKLTPDYPPGCKRVVIDSAFYPALTRPNVDVVTDGIVRVTPTGVETTEGPHEVDTIVYATGFRSTEFLAPMEITGSDGRTLEEQWKGGPEAYLGISVPNFPNLFLLYGPNTNLGHNSIVFMIECQVEHIMSCLPYLSANGPIEVRPEVMAAWRGQLDAAMARMVWGGGCRSWYKTAEGRVTNNWPGPTTLYRRLTARPPAPAYRPIALRTP is encoded by the coding sequence ATGTCACCAAGCGTCGCGATCGTCGGAGCGGGGTTCGGCGGACTGTGCATGGCGATCCGGCTCGAACGAGCCGGGATCCGCTCGTACACGGTCTTCGAGAGGGCGGACGACCTCGGGGGCACCTGGCGCGACAACAGCTACCCCGGGGCGGGGTGCGACATCCCCTCGCATCTTTACTCGTACTCATTCGAGAGGTACGCGAGCTGGACCCGCCGTTACCCAGAACAGCCCGAAATTCTTGCATATCTTGAACATTGCGCCGATAAATACGACGTCAGGCGAAAAATCCGGTTCGGTGCGGAAGTTCAGCGCGCCGAATTCGACGGCGCCAGGTGGCAGGTGACGAGCGGCGACCGCACCGAGCCGTTCGACGTGGTCGTCACCGGCACGGGCCAGCTCAACCGCCCACACCTACCCGAGATTCCCGGAATGCCAGACTTCGAGGGCGTCTCCTTCCACTCCGCCCGCTGGGACCACGCCCACGACCTCACCGGCCGCCGCGTCGCGGTGATCGGGAACGGGTCGTCGGCGGCCCAGTTCATCCCCCGCATCGCGGAGCGGGTCGAGCGCCTGTACGTCTTCCAGCGCACCCCCAACTGGGTCATCCCCAAGCCGGACGCCGCCTTCGGACCGCTGGCCAGGCTCGGGTTCCGGGTCGTCCCCGGCCTCCAGCGCGCCTACCGCGAGTGGATCTACCGCTACGCCGAGGCCGCCCTCTATCCCGCGCTCGCCCAGGGCTGGAGCGCGGACCTGCTCAGGAGACGCGCCCTGCGGCACCTGCACGACCAGGTGCCCGACCCGGCCCTGCGGGCCAAGCTCACGCCCGACTACCCGCCGGGCTGCAAGCGGGTCGTCATCGACAGCGCCTTCTATCCCGCGCTGACCAGGCCCAACGTCGACGTGGTGACGGACGGGATCGTACGGGTCACGCCCACGGGCGTCGAGACCACCGAGGGCCCGCACGAGGTGGACACGATCGTCTACGCCACCGGCTTCCGGAGCACCGAGTTCCTGGCCCCCATGGAGATCACCGGGTCCGACGGCCGCACGCTGGAGGAGCAGTGGAAGGGCGGCCCCGAGGCGTACCTGGGCATCTCCGTGCCGAACTTCCCCAACCTCTTTCTCCTGTACGGGCCCAACACCAACCTGGGCCACAACTCGATCGTCTTCATGATCGAGTGCCAGGTGGAGCACATCATGTCCTGCCTGCCGTACCTGTCCGCCAACGGGCCGATCGAGGTGCGGCCCGAGGTGATGGCGGCCTGGCGCGGCCAGCTCGACGCGGCGATGGCGCGGATGGTGTGGGGCGGGGGGTGCCGGAGCTGGTACAAGACGGCCGAGGGCCGCGTGACGAACAACTGGCCGGGCCCCACCACCCTCTACCGCCGGCTCACCGCCAGACCCCCGGCCCCCGCCTACCGCCCCATCGCCCTGCGGACGCCGTAG
- a CDS encoding GNAT family N-acetyltransferase, with the protein MNGGVKIRELREIGEFEAVCRLFDDIWHPAPHNPPVTMELMIGFAHTGNYVAGAYDEGGTLVGASVGFRAADRTLHSHVTGAVIGRGIGRALKSHQREWCLEQGLERITWTFDPLVRRNARFNLVKLGAMPEEYLEDFYGKMADAINEGDASDRLLAVWRLTDPVKPGEPPAAEVLLSDEGGWPVAKEARGGTVLVGTPADVERLRREEPAAAAAWRLAVREALGGLMKSGWRVVGFTERGEYVITTG; encoded by the coding sequence ATGAACGGTGGTGTGAAGATCAGGGAGTTGCGGGAGATCGGCGAGTTCGAGGCGGTCTGCCGGCTCTTCGACGACATCTGGCACCCGGCGCCGCACAACCCGCCCGTGACGATGGAGCTGATGATCGGGTTCGCGCACACGGGCAACTACGTGGCGGGCGCCTACGACGAGGGCGGCACGCTCGTGGGCGCCTCGGTCGGCTTCAGGGCGGCGGATCGGACGCTGCACTCGCACGTGACCGGCGCCGTCATCGGCAGGGGCATCGGCCGCGCGCTCAAGTCGCACCAGCGCGAGTGGTGCCTGGAGCAGGGGCTGGAGCGGATCACCTGGACGTTCGACCCACTCGTCCGCAGGAACGCCCGGTTCAACCTGGTCAAGCTGGGCGCCATGCCGGAGGAGTACCTGGAGGACTTCTACGGGAAGATGGCCGACGCGATCAACGAGGGGGACGCGTCCGACCGGCTGCTGGCGGTGTGGCGCCTGACGGATCCGGTGAAACCCGGCGAGCCGCCCGCCGCCGAGGTGCTCCTGTCGGACGAGGGCGGGTGGCCCGTGGCCAAGGAGGCGCGGGGCGGCACGGTGCTCGTGGGGACGCCGGCGGACGTCGAGCGGCTGCGGCGCGAGGAGCCGGCGGCGGCCGCGGCGTGGCGGCTGGCCGTGCGCGAGGCGCTTGGCGGGCTCATGAAGTCGGGCTGGCGTGTCGTGGGTTTCACCGAACGCGGTGAATACGTGATAACGACAGGTTGA
- a CDS encoding bifunctional RNase H/acid phosphatase, translating into MTSYVIEADGGSRGNPGPAGYGAVVMDASDGQVLAEAAEAIGVTTNNVAEYRGLIAGLQAVLRLGGEGAPVAVRMDSKLVIEQMAGRWKIKNEGLRPLALEAGALVRRLRVTEWTWIPRERNKHADRLANEAMDAAAQGLTWKAGGTTQPELQEEPPAAGGQPPVVAGQPPAAGGQPPSARTKAPTAPSPSASSPSASSPTASSPTAPSPSAPPSVAHQTDLLDIGAISEISAPTASTAAAQQRAAKAPAKGTGWAPPTRVATSLLLLRHGETALSVERRFSGRGDAELTPNGLAQAAAAAERLSREPYRLDVIVSSPLKRARQTAEAVARRTGLDVEVEEDLRELDFGDWEGHTFTEVQRRWPAELSAWFADPETAPPGGESFATVARRVQAAGERLVERYEGKTVLAVSHVTPIKMLLRLALTAPLESLYRMHLDVACLSLIEYYADGPAVVKSFNDTSHLRR; encoded by the coding sequence GTGACCTCCTACGTCATCGAGGCGGACGGCGGCTCCCGCGGCAACCCGGGGCCCGCCGGCTACGGCGCGGTGGTCATGGACGCCTCCGACGGCCAGGTGCTGGCGGAGGCGGCCGAGGCCATCGGCGTCACGACCAACAACGTCGCCGAATACCGCGGCCTGATCGCCGGCCTGCAGGCCGTGCTGCGGCTGGGCGGCGAGGGCGCGCCGGTGGCCGTCCGGATGGACTCGAAGCTCGTCATCGAGCAGATGGCGGGCCGCTGGAAGATCAAGAACGAGGGGCTGCGGCCGCTCGCGCTGGAGGCCGGGGCCCTGGTCAGGCGGCTGCGGGTGACGGAGTGGACCTGGATCCCCCGCGAGCGCAACAAGCACGCCGACCGCCTGGCCAACGAGGCCATGGACGCGGCCGCCCAGGGCCTGACCTGGAAGGCCGGCGGCACCACCCAGCCGGAGCTGCAGGAAGAGCCGCCGGCAGCAGGGGGACAGCCGCCGGTCGTGGCCGGGCAGCCGCCGGCCGCGGGGGGACAGCCCCCCTCGGCCCGCACCAAGGCACCCACCGCGCCGTCACCCTCCGCGTCCTCACCCTCCGCGTCCTCACCCACCGCGTCCTCACCCACCGCGCCCTCACCCTCCGCGCCGCCTTCCGTCGCCCACCAGACCGACCTCCTCGACATAGGCGCCATCTCCGAAATATCCGCCCCGACCGCCTCCACCGCCGCGGCCCAGCAACGCGCGGCCAAGGCGCCCGCCAAGGGCACCGGCTGGGCCCCGCCCACCCGCGTGGCCACGTCCCTGCTCCTGCTCAGGCACGGCGAGACCGCGCTGTCCGTGGAGCGCAGGTTCTCGGGCAGGGGCGACGCCGAGCTCACGCCCAACGGCCTGGCCCAGGCCGCGGCGGCCGCCGAACGGCTGTCGCGGGAGCCGTACCGGCTGGATGTGATCGTCAGCTCGCCGCTCAAGCGCGCCAGGCAGACCGCGGAGGCGGTCGCCCGGCGGACCGGGCTCGACGTCGAGGTGGAGGAGGACCTCAGGGAGCTCGACTTCGGCGACTGGGAGGGGCACACGTTCACGGAGGTCCAGCGCCGCTGGCCCGCCGAGCTCTCCGCCTGGTTCGCCGACCCGGAGACCGCGCCGCCGGGCGGCGAGAGCTTCGCCACAGTCGCCCGCCGCGTCCAGGCGGCGGGGGAGCGGCTGGTGGAGCGCTACGAGGGTAAGACCGTCCTCGCGGTCTCCCACGTGACACCCATCAAGATGCTGCTGCGGCTGGCTCTGACGGCCCCTCTGGAGTCCCTCTACCGCATGCACCTCGACGTGGCCTGCCTGTCGCTGATCGAGTACTACGCGGACGGCCCCGCCGTGGTGAAGTCGTTCAACGACACCTCACACCTGCGCCGATGA
- a CDS encoding NAD(P)/FAD-dependent oxidoreductase, producing MTNSRETGTHRVLILGAGYAGMAAAIQLAARGKRREDVRVTLVNAQERFTERLRLHMSATGQPVAELSIPELLEGTGARFVRGWVTAVDADAKLVRIDDDRVLHYDTLVYGLGSVADTAAVPGVEDHAYTLNSVQDAELLADRLARLGRGTVVVGGSGLTGVESAAEIAERYPELDVVLVGRQEPGAAMSPRPRAYLRAALARLGVRVLSGVEVVKVLPDAVELAGGELVAADAVLWTSGTRVSPLAAAAGLTVDERGRVVTDATLRSVSHPDVYAVGDAAAIRQGYGVMHGTCQGGMPTGVHAAVSIVRTLDGRRPKAFRFGYYHTPVSLGRHDAVVQFTHPDDSPRRVYLTGRMAARYKETVTASPWPTYGRMKKLPASGAFWPRGGRFTRIRGAR from the coding sequence ATGACCAATAGCCGTGAAACAGGCACGCATCGGGTTCTGATTCTGGGGGCGGGGTACGCGGGCATGGCCGCGGCGATCCAGCTCGCGGCTCGGGGCAAGCGGCGCGAGGACGTGCGGGTGACCCTGGTGAACGCGCAGGAGCGGTTCACCGAGCGGCTGCGGCTGCACATGTCGGCGACCGGGCAGCCGGTCGCCGAGCTGAGCATCCCGGAGCTGCTGGAGGGCACGGGCGCGCGGTTCGTGCGGGGCTGGGTGACGGCGGTGGACGCGGACGCGAAGCTCGTACGGATCGACGACGACCGGGTGCTGCACTACGACACGCTGGTGTACGGGCTGGGCAGCGTGGCGGACACGGCGGCGGTGCCGGGCGTGGAGGATCACGCGTACACGCTGAACAGCGTGCAGGACGCCGAGCTGCTGGCCGATCGGCTGGCCCGGCTGGGCCGCGGCACGGTCGTGGTCGGCGGCAGCGGGCTGACCGGCGTCGAGTCGGCCGCGGAGATCGCCGAGCGGTACCCGGAGCTGGACGTCGTGCTGGTGGGCCGGCAGGAGCCCGGCGCGGCCATGAGCCCGAGGCCGAGGGCGTACCTGCGGGCCGCGCTCGCGCGCCTGGGCGTCCGGGTGCTCAGCGGGGTCGAGGTGGTGAAGGTGCTGCCGGACGCGGTGGAGCTGGCGGGCGGCGAGCTCGTCGCCGCCGACGCCGTGCTGTGGACGAGCGGTACGCGGGTGTCGCCGCTGGCGGCCGCGGCCGGTCTGACCGTCGACGAGCGCGGCCGGGTCGTCACCGATGCCACGCTGCGGTCGGTGTCGCACCCGGACGTGTACGCCGTCGGCGACGCGGCCGCGATCCGGCAGGGCTACGGCGTCATGCACGGCACCTGCCAGGGCGGCATGCCGACCGGCGTGCACGCCGCGGTGTCGATCGTCCGCACGCTGGACGGCAGGCGGCCCAAGGCGTTCCGGTTCGGCTACTACCACACGCCGGTGAGCCTGGGGCGGCACGACGCGGTCGTCCAGTTCACCCACCCCGACGACAGCCCCCGACGGGTCTATCTCACCGGCCGGATGGCGGCACGGTATAAGGAGACGGTGACCGCCTCCCCTTGGCCGACCTATGGCCGGATGAAGAAGCTGCCGGCCTCGGGCGCGTTCTGGCCCCGCGGCGGCCGCTTCACGCGGATCCGGGGTGCGCGGTGA
- a CDS encoding GNAT family N-acetyltransferase, whose amino-acid sequence MTVDTPYASVRQADGADEQAVLDVLTEAFMNDPLACWLFPEASERGRLQSHFYRHLLAHPTAEAYLIGGRAGASLWLAPAADRTPTDDAPEADQEAVFGENGARLRAVGEALARRHPDHEPHLYLACMGVAGGRQGAGLGTAMLRHRLERADADGLAAYLEASSPRSRDLYLRHGFEDLGEPVRVADSPLLWPMWRRPRP is encoded by the coding sequence ATGACAGTTGATACGCCGTACGCATCCGTGCGGCAGGCGGACGGAGCGGACGAGCAGGCGGTGTTGGACGTCCTCACCGAGGCGTTCATGAACGATCCGCTCGCCTGCTGGCTCTTCCCCGAGGCGAGCGAACGCGGCCGGCTCCAGTCGCACTTCTACCGCCACCTGCTCGCCCATCCCACCGCCGAGGCGTACCTGATCGGCGGGCGCGCAGGCGCCTCGCTGTGGCTGGCGCCGGCCGCGGACCGGACGCCGACGGACGACGCGCCCGAAGCGGACCAGGAAGCGGTCTTCGGCGAGAACGGAGCACGGCTGCGGGCCGTGGGCGAGGCGCTGGCCCGACGGCACCCCGACCACGAACCGCACCTCTACCTCGCGTGCATGGGGGTGGCCGGCGGGCGGCAGGGCGCCGGACTCGGTACGGCGATGCTGCGGCACCGGCTGGAACGGGCGGACGCCGACGGGCTCGCCGCGTACCTGGAGGCGAGTTCGCCCCGCAGCCGCGACCTCTACCTGCGGCACGGGTTCGAGGATCTCGGCGAACCGGTACGCGTGGCGGACAGCCCGCTCCTGTGGCCGATGTGGCGCCGGCCGCGCCCCTGA
- a CDS encoding Nif3-like dinuclear metal center hexameric protein → MSLTNVIEVLEAAYPPARAESWDAVGLVCGDPAQEVRRVLFAVDPVAAVAEEALEWGADLIVTHHPLYLRGTTSVAATTPKGRLIHTLIKNDISLYTAHTNADVANPGVSDALARAVGLVGDLVPLQPFPDDPWRGLGRIGELASEMTLGEFAAQAAKGLPRTSGGIRVAGDLTRPVTRVAVSGGAGDSLLDTAKAAGVEVFLTADLRHHPASEFVESGGPALIDAAHWATEWPWLDSAASILHSSGVTVETRVSATVTDAWTKGY, encoded by the coding sequence GTGTCGTTGACGAACGTGATCGAGGTGCTCGAGGCGGCCTACCCGCCCGCCCGGGCCGAGTCGTGGGACGCCGTGGGGCTGGTCTGCGGGGATCCGGCCCAGGAGGTGCGCCGGGTGCTGTTCGCGGTCGACCCGGTGGCGGCCGTGGCCGAGGAGGCCCTGGAGTGGGGGGCCGACCTGATCGTCACCCACCACCCCCTCTACTTGCGCGGCACCACCAGCGTGGCCGCGACCACGCCGAAGGGCCGCCTGATCCACACCCTGATAAAGAACGACATATCCCTTTACACCGCCCACACGAACGCCGACGTGGCCAACCCCGGCGTGTCCGACGCCCTGGCCAGGGCCGTGGGCCTGGTCGGCGACCTGGTGCCGCTCCAGCCGTTCCCGGACGACCCGTGGCGGGGTCTGGGCCGCATCGGCGAACTGGCCTCGGAGATGACGCTGGGCGAGTTCGCGGCGCAGGCCGCCAAGGGGCTGCCCCGTACGTCCGGCGGCATCCGCGTGGCGGGCGACCTCACCCGGCCCGTCACCCGCGTCGCGGTCAGCGGCGGCGCCGGGGACTCCCTGCTCGACACGGCCAAGGCGGCCGGGGTCGAGGTGTTCCTGACGGCGGATCTGCGGCATCACCCGGCGAGCGAGTTCGTGGAGTCGGGCGGGCCCGCGCTCATCGACGCCGCGCACTGGGCGACCGAGTGGCCCTGGCTGGACAGCGCGGCGTCCATCCTGCACTCGAGTGGCGTTACCGTTGAAACGCGCGTCTCCGCCACGGTCACCGATGCTTGGACAAAAGGATATTGA
- a CDS encoding zinc ribbon domain-containing protein translates to MKAAPEAQKRLLDLAELDSVIDRLAHRRRTLPELAEIDERSKLFAKVATQVIEAETEAGDLAREQAKAESDVDAVRTRADRDQKRLDSGAVTSPRDLSSLQSEIASLHKRQGDLEEVVLEIMERREAADTKVTDLITQRDELAAALSTAEARRDEGLQEIDKEASEVQGRRGGVAGEIPADLLALYEKLKGQYGVGAAMLRGGRCQGCKVALSIAEMNRIKAAPHDEVLRCEECRRILVRTAESGL, encoded by the coding sequence ATGAAAGCAGCCCCTGAGGCCCAGAAGAGACTGCTCGACCTGGCAGAGCTCGACTCCGTGATTGATCGGCTGGCCCACCGCCGCCGCACCCTTCCCGAGCTGGCCGAGATCGACGAGCGGTCGAAGTTGTTCGCCAAGGTCGCCACGCAGGTGATCGAGGCCGAGACCGAGGCCGGCGACCTGGCCCGCGAGCAGGCCAAGGCGGAGAGTGACGTCGACGCCGTGCGCACGCGTGCCGACCGTGACCAGAAGCGCCTCGACTCCGGTGCCGTGACCTCGCCGCGCGACCTGTCCAGCCTGCAGTCCGAGATCGCCTCGCTGCACAAGCGCCAGGGCGACCTGGAGGAGGTCGTGCTGGAGATCATGGAGCGCAGGGAGGCCGCCGACACCAAGGTCACCGACCTGATCACGCAGCGCGACGAGCTCGCCGCCGCCCTGTCCACCGCCGAGGCCCGCCGCGACGAGGGGCTCCAGGAGATCGACAAGGAGGCCTCGGAGGTCCAGGGCCGCCGGGGCGGCGTCGCCGGCGAGATCCCCGCCGACCTGCTCGCGCTCTACGAGAAGCTCAAGGGCCAGTACGGCGTGGGCGCCGCGATGCTGCGCGGCGGCCGGTGCCAGGGGTGCAAGGTGGCCCTGTCCATCGCCGAGATGAACCGCATCAAGGCCGCCCCCCACGACGAGGTCCTCCGTTGTGAGGAGTGCCGGCGCATCCTCGTACGTACGGCAGAGTCAGGCCTGTGA
- a CDS encoding alpha/beta fold hydrolase, giving the protein MTNHEADRAPTLVFVHGTNSSSALGTGLIRELTLRGHRALMVDLPGHGDEAFYPRAYQAPQDLQALATEPSPLAKITVDDYVERVVDVVRRARRLGPVILAGASQGGVTVSRVGNAIPELLDRVVYVAAYCCVDLPNLTAYLSTPENSESLLSEVTQALVADPAVLGVTRLNWRSADPAVFRGVKEALAGDFTDEGVSRLLNLLEPDETAGIPMADARGEAHTWGRIPRTYVRFTQDRLIPPALQDRFIQEADRLTPDNPTDVRSVAAPHVGPFDRPELVEIFSELLSR; this is encoded by the coding sequence ATGACCAACCATGAAGCAGACCGGGCGCCGACCCTGGTGTTCGTCCACGGGACCAACTCCTCCTCGGCCCTGGGCACGGGGCTGATCCGCGAGCTCACCCTGCGCGGGCACCGCGCCCTGATGGTCGACCTCCCGGGACACGGCGACGAGGCGTTCTACCCCCGCGCGTACCAGGCCCCGCAGGACCTCCAGGCGCTGGCCACCGAGCCGTCACCGCTCGCCAAGATCACCGTCGACGACTACGTCGAACGCGTCGTGGACGTGGTCCGCCGCGCCCGCCGCCTCGGGCCCGTGATCCTGGCCGGCGCCAGCCAGGGCGGCGTCACGGTGAGCAGGGTCGGCAACGCCATCCCCGAGCTGCTCGACCGGGTCGTCTACGTCGCCGCGTACTGCTGCGTGGACCTGCCGAACCTGACCGCCTACCTCTCCACGCCCGAGAACAGCGAGAGCCTGCTCTCCGAAGTGACCCAGGCGCTGGTCGCCGACCCCGCGGTCCTCGGGGTGACCCGGCTCAACTGGCGCTCGGCCGACCCGGCGGTGTTCCGCGGCGTCAAGGAGGCCCTTGCCGGCGACTTCACCGACGAGGGGGTGAGCCGGCTGCTCAACCTGCTCGAACCCGACGAGACCGCCGGCATCCCCATGGCCGACGCCCGGGGCGAGGCGCACACGTGGGGCCGCATTCCCCGCACCTACGTACGTTTCACCCAGGACCGGCTGATCCCCCCGGCGCTGCAGGACCGGTTCATCCAGGAGGCCGACCGCCTCACGCCGGACAACCCGACCGACGTGCGAAGCGTCGCGGCACCCCACGTCGGCCCCTTCGACCGGCCCGAGCTGGTGGAGATCTTCAGCGAGCTCCTCAGCCGTTAG
- a CDS encoding RNA polymerase sigma-70 factor produces MTQPYSDRDQQVFNQHRNLLFSVAYRILGTVADAEDAVQEAWIKWSAADRSQVADPKAYLARIASNLALQRLRSTQHQRETYVGPWLPEPILTSGDTADDVTNAESVSTAMLVVLETLSPLERAVFVLKEVFGFSHAEIAEAVERSETAVRQAAHRAREHVRARRPRFTADPSRQRVVTERFLAAATGGDLNTLMELLSPDVTLWTDGGGKVRQALRPVVGAQTVAAWFAAVGEVTYQGVEPADMNAALVEINGGPGLVFSGPDRVIATVTFDFDAEGRITTIHNIANPDKLQAIADGTTRDVRTP; encoded by the coding sequence GTGACGCAGCCGTACTCCGATCGCGACCAGCAGGTCTTCAACCAGCATCGCAACCTGCTGTTCTCCGTGGCCTACCGCATCCTCGGCACCGTGGCGGACGCCGAGGACGCGGTCCAGGAGGCCTGGATCAAATGGTCGGCCGCCGACCGTTCGCAGGTGGCCGACCCCAAGGCCTATCTGGCGCGGATCGCGTCGAATCTGGCGCTGCAGCGGCTGCGCTCCACGCAGCACCAGCGCGAGACCTATGTCGGGCCGTGGCTTCCTGAGCCCATCCTGACCAGCGGCGACACCGCCGACGACGTCACGAACGCCGAGTCCGTGTCGACGGCGATGCTGGTGGTCCTGGAGACCCTGAGCCCGCTCGAGCGCGCGGTCTTCGTGCTGAAGGAGGTCTTCGGCTTCAGCCACGCCGAGATCGCGGAGGCGGTGGAGCGCTCCGAGACCGCGGTGCGCCAGGCCGCGCATCGCGCTCGCGAGCACGTACGGGCCCGGCGGCCCCGGTTCACCGCGGACCCGTCGCGGCAGCGCGTCGTCACCGAGCGCTTCCTCGCCGCCGCGACCGGCGGCGACCTCAACACCCTCATGGAGCTGCTGTCCCCGGACGTCACCCTGTGGACCGACGGCGGCGGCAAGGTCCGGCAGGCGCTGCGGCCGGTGGTGGGCGCGCAGACGGTGGCCGCCTGGTTCGCCGCCGTCGGCGAGGTCACCTACCAGGGTGTCGAGCCCGCCGACATGAACGCCGCGCTGGTCGAGATCAACGGCGGCCCGGGCTTGGTGTTCAGCGGCCCGGACCGGGTGATCGCCACCGTCACGTTCGATTTCGACGCCGAGGGGCGCATCACCACCATCCACAACATCGCCAACCCGGACAAACTCCAGGCCATCGCGGACGGCACCACGCGCGACGTCCGTACCCCCTGA